One Numenius arquata chromosome 9, bNumArq3.hap1.1, whole genome shotgun sequence DNA window includes the following coding sequences:
- the CCDC50 gene encoding coiled-coil domain-containing protein 50 isoform X1, which produces MAGIGIDHSKLPGVKEVCRDFAVLEDHTLAHNLQEQEIEHHLATNVQRNRLVKHDLQVAKQLQEEEDLKARAQIQKHRKDLERQDCEIAQEIQVKLVFEAEQRRRQEEKDEDIARLLQQRELQEEKRRKKHYPESQGHAVYEDSYYAENGEHPWDDPRERVSEPRRARSGDRRTHRQRKHREAPSPLSDGVSERRHSPSEHHRRSPQPSKASNGHWQERKSASQGRSRRPPSLDLEREAEHGAFDHSNSWEPRERRAAGREKAWRPLSLDLESEHGLADQVRRSRKPARQDREKHLPLLEVELEAEQETWHWGSSQVMRPEKHKSRHQGHSSHRTVHDEKLHDTESRDDHRKGEERDCKRAGHRRPSPSQHAVTQGKVGDCQRHTGTKLRGMHQAMYDTPRSEQELSDAEIARKLQEEELLANEEDQKAAQVAQDEEIARLLMAEEKKAFKKGKERERSSFERRRHDPDWKHDASESTRSRSKEGPETQRHRGDRSSRSQPHLDDFEHTRYYTSQPSPLRQNPKPEHSPKGSRRKQ; this is translated from the exons TGTGTCGAGACTTTGCCGTTCTGGAAGATCATACCTTGGCCCATAACTTGCAGGAGCAAGAGA TTGAACATCATTTGGCAACAAATGTTCAGCGCAATCGTCTGGTGAAACATGACTTGCAGGTGGCCAAGCAACTGCAAGAAGAGGAGGATCTGAAAGCACGTGCTCAAATCCAGAAACACCGAAAAGACTT AGAACGCCAGGACTGCGAGATTGCTCAGGAAATCCAAGTGAAGCTGGTATTTGAAGCAGAGCAGCGCCGCAGGCAAGAGGAGAAAGACGAG GACATTGCTCGACTCCTACAACAAAGagaactgcaggaagaaaaaaggcgCAAGAAGCACTACCCAGAATCCCAGGGACACGCAGTCTATGAAGATAGCTATTATGCAGAAAATGGAG AGCACCCCTGGGATGACCCCAGAGAGAGGGTTTCTGAGCCTCGCAGGGCACGCAGTGGTGACAGGCGCACACACCGGCAGAGAAAGCACCGAGAAGCGCCCTCACCTTTGTCCGACGGTGTCTCTGAACGCAGGCATTCCCCCTCGGAGCATCATCGGAGGTCTCCTCAACCAAGCAAGGCCAGCAATGGCCATTGGCAGGAGCGGAAATCAGCCAGCCAGGGAAGGTCCAGGAGACCTCCCAGCCTTGACCTGGAAAGAGAGGCTGAGCATGGTGCCTTTGACCACAGCAATAGCTGGGAGCCACGGGAGAGGAGAGCAGCTGGCAGGGAGAAGGCTTGGAGACCTCTCAGTCTTGACCTGGAGTCGGAGCATGGACTCGCAGACCAGGTGCGGCGCAGCAGAAAGCCAGCAAGGCAAGACAGAGAAAAGCACCTTCCTCTTCTTGAGGTGGAACTGGAGGCTGAGCAGGAGACCTGGCATTGGGGCAGCAGCCAGGTGATGCGCCCTGAAAAGCACAAATCTCGTCACCAGGGCCACTCGTCACACAGGACAGTGCATGACGAGAAGCTCCATGATACTGAATCTAGAGATGATCATAGGAAGGGTGAGGAGAGAGACTGCAAAAGGGCAGGACACAGGAGACCTTCCCCCTCCCAACACGCTGTGACACAGGGGAAGGTTGGAGACTGCCAGCGACACACAG GCACTAAGTTGAGGGGGATGCATCAAGCCATGTACGACACACCCCGAAGCGAACAGGAATTGTCTGATGCAGAGATTGCTCggaagctgcaggaggaagagctCCTG gctaatGAGGAAGACCAGAAGGCAGCTCAAGTAGCCCAAGATGAG GAAATTGCCCGGCTCTTGATGGCTGAGGAGAAAAAGGCTttcaagaaagggaaggagagagaaaggtcTTCCTTTGAAAGGAGGAGGCATGATCCAGACTGGAAG CATGATGCAAGTGAGTCCACGCGCTCAAGGTCAAAAGAAGGGCCTGAAACTCAGCGACACAGAGGTGACAGGTCTTCAAG GTCACAGCCTCACCTTGATGACTTTGAACACACTCGATATTACACAAGCCAGCCCAGCCCCTTGCGCCAGAACCCCAAACCTGAGCACTCTCCTAAAG
- the CCDC50 gene encoding coiled-coil domain-containing protein 50 isoform X2 — protein MAGIGIDHSKLPGVKEVCRDFAVLEDHTLAHNLQEQEIEHHLATNVQRNRLVKHDLQVAKQLQEEEDLKARAQIQKHRKDLERQDCEIAQEIQVKLVFEAEQRRRQEEKDEDIARLLQQRELQEEKRRKKHYPESQGHAVYEDSYYAENGGTKLRGMHQAMYDTPRSEQELSDAEIARKLQEEELLANEEDQKAAQVAQDEEIARLLMAEEKKAFKKGKERERSSFERRRHDPDWKHDASESTRSRSKEGPETQRHRGDRSSRSQPHLDDFEHTRYYTSQPSPLRQNPKPEHSPKGSRRKQ, from the exons TGTGTCGAGACTTTGCCGTTCTGGAAGATCATACCTTGGCCCATAACTTGCAGGAGCAAGAGA TTGAACATCATTTGGCAACAAATGTTCAGCGCAATCGTCTGGTGAAACATGACTTGCAGGTGGCCAAGCAACTGCAAGAAGAGGAGGATCTGAAAGCACGTGCTCAAATCCAGAAACACCGAAAAGACTT AGAACGCCAGGACTGCGAGATTGCTCAGGAAATCCAAGTGAAGCTGGTATTTGAAGCAGAGCAGCGCCGCAGGCAAGAGGAGAAAGACGAG GACATTGCTCGACTCCTACAACAAAGagaactgcaggaagaaaaaaggcgCAAGAAGCACTACCCAGAATCCCAGGGACACGCAGTCTATGAAGATAGCTATTATGCAGAAAATGGAG GCACTAAGTTGAGGGGGATGCATCAAGCCATGTACGACACACCCCGAAGCGAACAGGAATTGTCTGATGCAGAGATTGCTCggaagctgcaggaggaagagctCCTG gctaatGAGGAAGACCAGAAGGCAGCTCAAGTAGCCCAAGATGAG GAAATTGCCCGGCTCTTGATGGCTGAGGAGAAAAAGGCTttcaagaaagggaaggagagagaaaggtcTTCCTTTGAAAGGAGGAGGCATGATCCAGACTGGAAG CATGATGCAAGTGAGTCCACGCGCTCAAGGTCAAAAGAAGGGCCTGAAACTCAGCGACACAGAGGTGACAGGTCTTCAAG GTCACAGCCTCACCTTGATGACTTTGAACACACTCGATATTACACAAGCCAGCCCAGCCCCTTGCGCCAGAACCCCAAACCTGAGCACTCTCCTAAAG